The following proteins are co-located in the Massilia litorea genome:
- a CDS encoding LysR family transcriptional regulator translates to MEVEPNDLLLFARIVEAGSFSAAATRVNLPKSTVSRRISLLEARLGERLLQRTTRKLMVTEFGASLLEHARKVVEEAEAAGALAQHRQAAPSGRLRISLPADFANLGMSAMIGRFLERYPAVSVELDLSPRRVDLVAENFDIAIRMGDLPDDASLAARRVTLQRFGLYASPCYTAVRGLPEHPDDLLGHDLLCLLSRSGGPSPWILSRGKVIWERALPARLTANSPDLLARIACSGAGIAASSELFAQPLVQKGELVRVLPEWDLPPANGWAVFPGRRLMPAKTRAFLDMMDEMFCSEAGRPA, encoded by the coding sequence ATGGAAGTCGAACCGAACGACCTGCTGCTCTTCGCCCGCATTGTCGAGGCCGGCAGCTTCAGCGCCGCGGCAACGCGCGTCAATCTGCCGAAGTCGACCGTCTCGCGCCGCATCTCGCTGCTGGAGGCGCGCCTGGGCGAGCGCCTGCTGCAGCGGACCACGCGCAAACTGATGGTGACGGAGTTCGGCGCCAGCCTGCTGGAACATGCGCGCAAAGTGGTGGAGGAAGCGGAGGCGGCCGGCGCGCTGGCCCAGCACCGCCAGGCCGCACCCAGCGGGCGCCTGCGCATCTCGCTGCCGGCCGATTTCGCCAATCTCGGCATGAGCGCGATGATCGGGCGCTTCCTGGAACGCTATCCGGCGGTGAGCGTGGAGCTCGATTTGTCGCCGCGCCGGGTCGACCTGGTGGCGGAAAACTTCGACATCGCGATCCGCATGGGCGATTTGCCGGACGACGCTTCGCTGGCCGCCCGGCGCGTCACCCTGCAGCGCTTCGGCCTGTACGCATCGCCGTGCTACACGGCCGTGCGCGGCCTGCCCGAGCATCCGGACGATCTACTGGGCCACGATCTGCTCTGCCTGCTCAGCCGGAGCGGCGGGCCCTCGCCCTGGATTCTCAGTCGCGGCAAGGTGATCTGGGAACGCGCGCTGCCGGCGCGCCTGACGGCCAATTCGCCCGACCTGCTGGCGCGCATCGCATGCAGCGGCGCGGGCATAGCCGCCAGTTCGGAACTGTTCGCCCAGCCGCTGGTGCAGAAGGGGGAGCTGGTGCGGGTACTGCCGGAATGGGATCTGCCGCCTGCCAACGGCTGGGCCGTGTTCCCCGGACGGCGCCTGATGCCGGCCAAGACGCGCGCCTTCCTGGACATGATGGACGAGATGTTTTGCAGCGAAGCAGGTCGCCCGGCTTAG
- a CDS encoding FMN-dependent NADH-azoreductase, with amino-acid sequence MNILHITSSLRGAESESSRVTNSVVAKLVAANPGATVVTRDLARDPHPQLDEAALGALFTPAESRTAEQAARVALDDALIAQVQAADAVVIGAPMYNFGIPVQLKAWFDAIARAGVTFRYTETGPEGLLKGKKVYVATARGGIYPAEADPQVPFVRMLLNFLGMTDHTFIHSPAQAMGPEASAKGRAEADATIEAALA; translated from the coding sequence ATGAACATCCTGCACATCACCTCCAGCCTGCGCGGCGCCGAATCCGAGTCGAGCCGCGTTACCAACAGCGTCGTCGCCAAGCTGGTCGCCGCCAACCCCGGCGCCACCGTCGTCACCCGCGACCTGGCACGCGATCCGCACCCGCAACTCGACGAAGCAGCCCTGGGCGCCCTGTTCACCCCGGCGGAATCGCGTACCGCCGAGCAGGCAGCCCGCGTCGCCCTGGACGACGCCCTGATCGCCCAGGTGCAGGCAGCGGACGCGGTCGTGATCGGTGCGCCGATGTACAACTTCGGCATCCCGGTGCAACTGAAGGCCTGGTTCGATGCGATCGCCCGTGCCGGCGTGACCTTCCGCTACACCGAGACCGGTCCGGAAGGCCTGCTGAAGGGCAAGAAGGTGTATGTCGCCACTGCGCGCGGCGGCATCTACCCGGCCGAAGCCGATCCGCAAGTGCCGTTCGTGCGCATGCTGCTGAACTTCCTGGGCATGACCGACCACACCTTCATCCACTCGCCGGCGCAGGCGATGGGTCCGGAAGCATCGGCCAAGGGCCGTGCGGAAGCCGACGCCACGATCGAAGCCGCGCTGGCGTAA
- a CDS encoding pirin family protein has translation MNAVVEMRVARPRGVERVISGQFVMDGAGVKINRVLTQTLQRRLDPFLMLDAFGSDKAGDYIAGFPEHPHRGFETVTYMLAGRMRHRDSGGNEGLITDGGVQWMTAGRGVIHSEMPEQNEGLMEGFQLWLNLPAKDKLRDPWYRDIPNAEVPRFTTDAGATVQVIAGVAHGVEGAVQREGTEPLYLDIALPAGASFEQPLPAGHNAFIYVFRGEAVVGGKVVPQTKMAILDNAEGADGVVVKASSSPARLLLIAGRPLKEPIAQYGPFVMNTQAELHQAVGDFRAGRFAS, from the coding sequence ATGAATGCAGTTGTTGAAATGCGCGTGGCGCGTCCACGCGGAGTGGAACGTGTCATCAGCGGCCAGTTCGTGATGGACGGCGCAGGCGTGAAGATCAACCGCGTCCTGACCCAGACCTTGCAGCGCCGCCTCGACCCCTTCCTGATGCTCGACGCCTTCGGCAGCGACAAGGCCGGCGACTACATCGCCGGCTTCCCGGAGCACCCGCACCGCGGCTTCGAGACCGTCACCTACATGCTGGCCGGACGCATGCGCCACCGCGACAGCGGCGGCAACGAGGGCTTGATCACGGACGGCGGCGTGCAGTGGATGACGGCCGGGCGTGGCGTGATCCACTCCGAGATGCCCGAGCAGAACGAAGGCCTGATGGAAGGTTTTCAGCTGTGGCTGAACCTGCCGGCCAAGGACAAGCTGCGCGACCCGTGGTATCGCGACATCCCGAATGCCGAGGTGCCGCGCTTCACGACGGACGCCGGCGCGACGGTGCAGGTGATCGCAGGCGTTGCCCACGGCGTCGAGGGCGCGGTCCAGCGCGAAGGCACCGAGCCGCTGTATCTCGACATCGCGTTGCCGGCCGGCGCCAGCTTCGAGCAGCCGCTGCCCGCCGGGCACAATGCCTTTATTTATGTGTTCCGCGGCGAGGCGGTGGTCGGCGGCAAGGTTGTGCCGCAGACGAAGATGGCGATCCTCGACAATGCCGAGGGTGCCGACGGAGTCGTCGTCAAGGCCTCCTCGAGCCCGGCGCGGCTGCTGCTGATCGCCGGCCGTCCGCTGAAGGAGCCGATCGCGCAGTACGGTCCCTTCGTGATGAATACCCAGGCCGAGCTGCATCAGGCCGTCGGGGATTTCAGGGCCGGTCGTTTCGCCTCGTAA
- a CDS encoding acyltransferase family protein, producing MNQSSSVRLHGLDTLRALAVTLVVLHHYTLFVSNEDDTFGWIGRIGWAGVDLFFALSGYLIGNQIFAALKTNAGLSLKAFYARRLLRTLPNYLVVLAMYVAWPAVGEDAPLAPLWRYLTFTQNLGLAPGTAFSHSWSLAIEEQFYLLLPALALLGAALRLRMSMAWAFIACVILAGMAIRAGLWFGHVDAHKYGIYFYYKLIYYASLCRLDELVAGVALALLKNQHPALWTRLTGHGNRSFAAGLLVTGATFWLFLDNHYGFAATVFGYPLLGIGFGLLILSALSQRSLLRDLRIPGAGQLAVWSYAVYLTHRAVGEIAAGPIQDLGYGPQTPVAIVSLLALSVLVGWLLYRLVETPFMALRERYVPSNLAQPMFSPALR from the coding sequence CCAGTCCAGTAGCGTCCGCCTGCATGGCCTCGACACCTTGCGCGCGCTCGCGGTGACGCTGGTCGTCCTGCACCATTACACGCTGTTCGTCTCGAACGAGGACGACACCTTCGGCTGGATCGGACGCATCGGCTGGGCCGGGGTCGACCTGTTCTTCGCGCTGTCGGGCTACCTGATCGGCAACCAGATCTTCGCCGCGTTGAAGACAAACGCCGGACTCTCCCTGAAAGCCTTCTACGCGCGGCGCCTGCTGCGCACGCTGCCGAATTACCTGGTGGTGCTGGCGATGTACGTTGCCTGGCCCGCCGTGGGCGAGGACGCGCCGCTGGCGCCGCTGTGGCGCTACCTGACGTTTACCCAGAACCTCGGCCTGGCGCCGGGCACGGCCTTTTCGCACAGCTGGTCGCTTGCGATCGAGGAACAGTTTTATCTGCTGCTGCCGGCGCTGGCCCTGCTTGGTGCCGCGCTGCGCTTGCGCATGTCTATGGCCTGGGCCTTCATCGCCTGCGTGATCCTGGCCGGCATGGCGATCCGCGCCGGGCTATGGTTCGGGCATGTCGACGCCCACAAGTACGGGATTTATTTCTATTACAAGCTCATCTATTACGCGAGCCTGTGCCGGCTCGACGAGCTGGTGGCCGGGGTCGCGCTGGCGCTGCTGAAGAACCAGCACCCGGCGCTGTGGACGCGCCTGACAGGGCACGGCAACCGCAGCTTCGCGGCAGGCCTGCTGGTGACCGGCGCGACTTTCTGGCTGTTCCTGGACAATCACTATGGTTTTGCCGCGACCGTGTTCGGCTATCCGCTGCTGGGCATCGGTTTCGGCCTGCTGATCCTGTCCGCGCTGTCGCAGCGCTCGCTCCTGCGCGACCTGCGCATCCCGGGCGCCGGACAGCTGGCGGTGTGGTCGTATGCGGTCTACCTGACCCATCGCGCGGTGGGAGAAATTGCGGCCGGCCCGATCCAGGATCTCGGCTACGGCCCGCAGACGCCGGTGGCGATCGTGAGCCTGCTGGCCTTGTCGGTGCTCGTGGGCTGGCTGCTGTACCGGCTGGTGGAGACGCCGTTCATGGCGCTACGCGAGCGCTATGTGCCGAGCAACCTGGCACAGCCCATGTTCAGTCCTGCGCTTCGATGA